ttaaattctgaattaaaaaaaataaatcttccgtacaagctaacatACTTTATTTAGTATTTTCCGGTATTTATACcaatgctgaacagttttatagtagaaaaaataaaaaagaatgactccatatgattttcaggtacttttgaatttttgaaaatacagcttttggtgcattttctgcattttttaaattatcttccgtacaagctaacatactttatttaatattttctggtatatttgatcATGCTAAACAGTttcataaaagaaaaaagaatgactccatatgatttttcattacttttgaatttttgaaaataacagcttttggttaaattctacattttttagaataaactTCTGTACAATCTAGGACACTTTGTTTACTTGTATTTTCTGGTTCGACCATgctgaacaattttaaaaaataaaaaagaatgactccatatgatttagaggtactttttaatttttgaaaaatacaacttttggtgcattttctgcatttttttataaaatcttcCGTACGAGCTAGAATACTttatttggtattttctggtataatTGACACTaatgaacagttttatgaaataaaaaataatcgctccatatgattttgcattacttttgaatttttgaaaataacagcttttggttaaattcACAATCTTTCGAATATTAATTTCGCAAGAAAAACTACAGATAATTTATTTGTGTGCCTAATTGAAGAGTGGtcatagaaaaaatcaaatgatgaatttcgattttttacgaAACTGATAAACTTATAAGAAACTGAAACCTTTTTAGTTTCACCCCGTTCACTCTTaacaaaaagttatgaaacaATGCCCACACTTAACCACCTACCAGTTGAGACTATTTATGAAATTGTGGAGAAATTTCAGGCAGTGGATAGGTgagtaaatgtttttttgttacttCAGTTTGGCCTAGGGACCTCCTGACcaagtctggaaatttttttcattatatttttgaaatttcgacaaaaaaattgattttttttttggttttatgggaccaaaaaacctaaaaatccaGTGgtgtctaaaaaaaattttcaattttttcaatttttttcaattttttagacacCACtagattttcaggtttttttggtcccataaaaccaaaaaaaatcactcaaaaatggccaaatatcattttagaacttttcaaaatttttttatttactgtcaaaaagtggcaattactcagtttttgccactcattattttgtcgaccaaaaaaactttttttttcatacattttttatactgtaaatttgtttaaattatttgtatgaaaacattgtagggattttcttaaaatctcaaattttccaaaattttggcaacttgccaaaactttgaccggaaacaaaatttcaatttaaaaaaatcgaaaatgttagtttttcagtttttctcaaaaaaaaaaccgaaaaaaaacaaaaaattgagatcaaACTTCggataacaaaaaaaattgaaatttgtgaataaaaaaaccaaaaaatgttaaatttttgttttattttaaactttttcgaaacaaaatcaTTAAGACCAAAATTTGCTCAATTATATTTgtagaatacaaaaaaaattttttttttttggtcccaaatttcggtccaaaaaattttagatttttcataatttccggtcaaagttttggcaaattttgaaattttggaaattttgaaattttgagggaatccctacaatgttttaataacaataatttaaacaaaatcaaaacataaaaaatgtcgaaaaaaatttttttttggtcgacaaAATTACGAgtagcaaaaactgagtaattgccactttttgacactaaataaaaaagtttgaaaattttttgaaaagttttatcatgatattcggtaaTTTTGGCACTAttggagtagtttttaacaatttccccattggCGCTGCTCTGCCTTTAAGTAGtgtttcaaactttattataaaatacaaattttcgtACTTTTTTGTACGGCTGTGACTTAATTATTCAACactggatttttttggtttttttagtcccaaatttaaaaatttccaaaaaacctcaaaaaactcCCATCCGACCCTAGTTATACATAATTTCAGGCTTGTCCTCCGAAAAGTATCCCGACGCTTTCGCATTCAAGTTGATAGGCATGGAATCCGTCCCAGACACCTATACATTTGCCTGAATCGCTTCAATCTTCTGGAATTGCACATTGATGgagcaaaattcaaatatatcaATGTAAATGGAGATTGCGTTGTGAAAAAGTACGATAGAGCATGGATGCGGCTGCGAAGAATTGCAGGAGGAGATTATGTAGAGATGGCGTTGAATGATATGATCGGATGCTTGCAGCATTCATTGATACTTCTCAAAATCCATCTTAACCATCACTTCAACGTTTTTATGGACAAATTAAGAGGCCGTGTGCACACTCAAAATGTCTCAATTCGTTTCCAGAATCCTTGTAATATTATCGCCGTTCTACAGTGCTGTGAGCCTGAGAATATC
The nucleotide sequence above comes from Caenorhabditis elegans chromosome III. Encoded proteins:
- the Y82E9BL.18 gene encoding F-box domain-containing protein (Confirmed by transcript evidence), with translation MPTLNHLPVETIYEIVEKFQAVDRLVLRKVSRRFRIQVDRHGIRPRHLYICLNRFNLLELHIDGAKFKYINVNGDCVVKKYDRAWMRLRRIAGGDYVEMALNDMIGCLQHSLILLKIHLNHHFNVFMDKLRGRVHTQNVSIRFQNPCNIIAVLQCCEPENIHLAMEKPTDFFTSLTTEMHDQFKIITCTAQWKYAKTFELWGSDVEADQIEHLFHFEKFSIRMLDLSIQNAAKIKDNLLKSSTFKTCVIRFFGYNTIGIAKVFKPDYYTGDFQYDIQYSNENQKFEINCRKAPFNCFDLYIRKC